From a single Podarcis raffonei isolate rPodRaf1 chromosome 10, rPodRaf1.pri, whole genome shotgun sequence genomic region:
- the DESI1 gene encoding desumoylating isopeptidase 1, translating to MDSPPMLHPVKLYVYDLSKGMARRLSPIMLGKQLDGIWHTSIVVHRDEFFYGSGGIASCPPGGTLLGPPDSIVDLGCSEVSEELFLEYLSSLGESIFRGEAYNLFDHNCNTFSNEVAQFLTGRKIPSYITDLPSEVLATPFGQALRPLLDSIQIQPPGGNNFSRHNGQS from the exons ATGGACTCGCCCCCGATGCTGCACCCGGTGAAGCTCTACGTTTACGACCTGTCCAAGGGCATGGCTCGACGCCTCAGCCCCATCATGCTCG GTAAGCAGCTGGATGGCATTTG GCACACTTCCATAGTTGTTCACAGGGATGAGTTCTTCTATGGTAGTGGTGGGATCGCCAGTTGTCCACCT GGTGGGACTCTGCTTGGGCCCCCAGACTCTATTGTAGACCTGGGATGCTCAGAAGTTTCAGAAGAGCTGTTCTTGGAATACTTGTCCTCATTGGGTGAATCTATATTCCG AGGAGAGGCTTATAACCTTTTTGACCATAACTGCAATACATTCAGCAATGAAGTGGCACAATTCTTGACAGGGAGGAAGATCCCTTCCTACATCACTGACCTTCCATCTGAAGTTCTTGCAAC ACCTTTTGGACAAGCTCTACGGCCTCTCCTCGACTCTATTCAGATCCAGCCACCTGGAGGAAATAATTTCAGCAGGCATAATGGACAGAGCTAG